From the genome of Ananas comosus cultivar F153 linkage group 18, ASM154086v1, whole genome shotgun sequence, one region includes:
- the LOC109724065 gene encoding uncharacterized protein LOC109724065 encodes MSSDPPMSAPAPAPAPGGARGGVDLNLSGAASETLAENLNASEAEKIAGEDASAENQGSGDEKMAGEGGAVGGKEIGNEGSVVPEQSVRRGRGRPRKFAPKAETTPLPTPSFPFQDERKDVFAVNDLVWGKVKSHPWWPGQIFDHSSASEMALKRQKREGFLVAYFGDKTFAWNDESLLRPYQAHFSQMERQSPSEAFVAAVNDSLAEVSRRVELALTCPCFAVEALKGKKVENAGIQEGTLAPDSDSSFIADSFQPERFLEYVQDLAQSPAVVADRLELAVIKAQLKAFNRSKGYPDLPEFVSGSEFGGDAEGPSTKKDSPGKDAASDSASGKGRKRGRESSSSKRKQISEDGRKKKRLSDLMEENDTPPRSSSRRRRLRKREAEDFDWTPSGEIKEKRLDSLGDLDYESLSSDRERKSKVGAIKSPLVSSVNGETSQKRPRGRPRKNAIVGDPRMNIETEKVKQGAVWELSSSGEMLSQLCLAAAGPMREYNSLSMIVRFFTDYRDFLASGFSDDDELLGMTGIKKDRRKLADSKSASLDVFERGHIQDFKSSSLDVSAPGHIQDSYWSDLVITDSADDQTASSGQRKKGGSKMKTGEKKTEDEQPLIEPSSIFSVPMLDPTLHFGPEIPNIGQEVAAKNSININEDKVEECMPTALILHFSGSHALPSESDLIKIFSQYGPLREAEAEILKKSSCAKVVFKRRTDAELAFSSAGKFSIFGPSLSSFKLSYLPSTPKPSHEVPVLHENAEAVSDAMHVEAMVNVSPA; translated from the exons ATGTCTTCGGATCCCCCCATGtccgcgccggcgccggcgccggccccGGGTGGCGCCCGTGGTGGCGTCGACCTCAATTTGTCGGGAGCTGCGTCCGAAACCCTAGCCGAGAACCTGAACGCGTCGGAGGCGGAGAAGATCGCCGGGGAAGACGCCAGCGCTGAGAATCAGGGGTCGGGAGACGAGAAGATGGCCGGAGAAGGCGGGGCCGTCGGTGGGAAGGAAATTGGGAACGAGGGGAGCGTCGTGCCGGAGCAATCGGTGCGGAGGGGAAGAGGTAGGCCGAGGAAATTCGCTCCTAAGGCGGAGACCACTCCGCTCCCGACCCCCTCCTTTCCATTTCAGGATGAGAGGAAGGATGTGTTTGCTGTTAATGATTTGGTGTGGGGGAAGGTGAAGAGCCATCCGTGGTGGCCTGGTCAAATCTTCGACCACTCGTCGGCTTCGGAAATGGCATTGAAGCGCCAGAAGAGGGAGGGCTTCTTGGTTGCTTACTTCGGGGACAAGACCTTTGCTTGGAATGACGAGTCGCTGTTAAGGCCCTACCAAGCCCACTTCTCCCAGATGGAGAGGCAGAGCCCTTCGGAGGCGTTCGTTGCGGCTGTGAATGACTCGTTGGCGGAGGTCTCGAGGCGTGTGGAGCTGGCGTTGACGTGCCCCTGCTTTGCTGTTGAAGCCCTTAAGGGCAAGAAGGTCGAGAATGCCGGGATTCAAGAGGGGACGCTGGCACCTGATTCCGATAGCTCCTTTATTGCGGATTCGTTTCAGCCCGAGAGGTTTCTTGAGTATGTTCAAGATTTAGCTCAGTCCCCGGCTGTGGTTGCCGATAGACTAGAGCTGGCGGTAATTAAGGCTCAGTTAAAGGCGTTTAATCGCTCCAAGGGTTATCCCGATCTTCCCGAGTTTGTAAGTGGCAGTGAGTTCGGTGGTGACGCGGAGGGTCCGTCTACTAAGAAGGATAGTCCCGGTAAAGATGCAGCTTCTGATTCAGCGTCTGGCAAGGGGAGGAAGAGGGGAAGGGAGAGCTCGTCCAGCAAGCGGAAGCAGATATCTGAGGACggtaggaagaagaagagattatCTGATCTGATGGAAGAGAATGATACCCCTCCTCGTTCTTCATCTCGTCGCAGACGTCTCAGGAAACGAGAAGCAGAAGACTTTGATTGGACTCCCTCCGGTGAGATTAAGGAGAAAAGACTTGACTCTTTGGGAGATTTAGATTACGAGTCGCTTTCTTCCGACCGTGAAAGGAAATCCAAGGTTGGAGCGATAAAATCTCCCTTAGTTTCCAGTGTTAATGGTGAGACATCTCAAAAGAGACCTCGGGGACGGCCTAGAAAAAATGCTATTGTTGGCGATCCTCGTATGAACATTGAAACTGAGAAAGTGAAACAAGGTGCTGTATGGGAGTTGTCTTCTTCTGGTGAGATGCTGTCGCAGCTCTGTTTAGCTGCGGCAGGTCCGATGAGAGAATACAATTCTCTATCGATGATTGTTAGGTTTTTCACTGATTATAGGGATTTTTTGGCATCTGGTTTCTCTGACGATGACGAGCTTCTGGGGATGACTGGAATTAAAAAGGATAGGAGAAAATTGGCTGACTCCAAGTCTGCTTCTTTGGATGTGTTTGAACGTGGACATATACAGGATTTCAAGTCCTCTTCCTTGGATGTGTCTGCACCTGGACATATACAGGATTCTTATTGGTCTGATCTTGTAATTACTGATAGTGCTGACGATCAAACAGCATCCAGTGGCCAGAGGAAGAAAGGAGGATCCAAGATGAAGACGGGGGAGAAGAAGACGGAGGACGAGCAGCCTCTCATCGAACCTTCATCTATTTTCTCTGTTCCAATGTTAGACCCAACACTACATTTTGGTCCTGAAATTCCTAATATTGGCCAAGAAGTGGCTGCTAAAAACTCGATTAATATCAATGAAGACAAAGTTGAGGAGTGCATGCCAACTGCgctaattttgcattttagtggGTCGCATGCTCTTCCATCTGAAAGTGATCTCATTAAGATTTTCAGCCAATATGGACCTCTCAGGGAAGCAGAAGCGGAAATCCTTAAGAAATCAAGCTGTGCTAAAGTTGTTTTCAAGAGGAGGACAGATGCAGAGTTAGCATTCAGTAGTGCAGGAAAGTTTAGCATTTTTGGACCATCGCTAAGCAGTTTCAAGCTTAGCTACTTGCCATCAACACCAAAACCTTCCCATGAGGTTCCAG TTCTTCATGAAAATGCTGAAGCTGTGTCTGATGCTATGCATGTTGAAGCAATGGTCAATGTGTCCCCAGCGTGA